ATTAACGCTAGGCTTCCAGCATTTAAGAATTTTTGGGTTGATATCAATCGACTTTTTTCCTCAACGTTCTGCCTGCTCAGAACGGGCACTTTGAAACAGGTGCGGCTAATCTATTTCGTTGCTTCTTTCCGGTTAGGAGATGTAACCCATGCGGATGTTCAAGATTACGGCTTGCGTTCCCAGCCAGACCCGGATTCGCACCCAGCGCGAACTGCAAAATACCTATTTCACCAAGCTGGTTCCCTACGATAGC
The Thermoleptolyngbya sichuanensis A183 DNA segment above includes these coding regions:
- a CDS encoding phycobilisome linker polypeptide — translated: MRMFKITACVPSQTRIRTQRELQNTYFTKLVPYDSWFREQQRIQKMGGKIVKVELATGKPGSNTGLA